The proteins below are encoded in one region of Polycladomyces subterraneus:
- a CDS encoding DUF420 domain-containing protein: protein MSISMLLATVSTSCTVTSAICMAAGWVAIKKKKVDVHKRLMWLSIFFASLFFILYMSRTVLIGNTAFGGPENLKTAYNVFLTIHIVLTILSPVLVITTLTFAYRKRFDRHKRLGRRSAVIWFVTAITGVVVYLLLFVIFPPGPTTNHFQ from the coding sequence GTGTCGATTTCGATGTTACTTGCTACTGTCAGCACGTCATGTACGGTCACCAGCGCCATTTGCATGGCTGCGGGATGGGTGGCCATCAAAAAAAAGAAAGTGGACGTGCACAAACGCTTGATGTGGCTGTCCATCTTTTTCGCATCTCTGTTTTTTATCCTGTATATGTCACGGACCGTGTTGATCGGCAATACCGCTTTTGGCGGCCCGGAAAATCTGAAAACCGCATACAACGTTTTTTTGACGATCCATATTGTGTTGACCATCCTTTCGCCGGTCCTGGTGATCACTACCCTGACATTCGCTTATCGGAAACGATTTGATCGCCACAAGCGACTCGGTCGACGTTCAGCAGTGATCTGGTTTGTCACCGCGATCACGGGAGTGGTGGTGTATTTGCTGTTGTTTGTCATCTTTCCTCCGGGTCCGACGACCAATCATTTTCAGTAA
- a CDS encoding cytochrome c oxidase assembly protein has product MHTHMHHAAHAGSTVASWFHWEAILIVLILGIGYAWYTGPRHKHLGTTNPVPTHQKVWFYTGLVLIYAAHGSPLADWGHISFSVHMLQQSIMYLMVPPAILLGMPPDAARAMIQRLPKGLFAFLTQPLISILLFNLLFSLYHVPVIFDTLMSRTWYHVISHTLLILTAFMMWWPVVCPVPELDKLSELKKIAYIFANGILLTPACALIIFARDLLYASYGHVQVFGFLPPIDDQQFGGVIMKIIQEIVYGTALGIIFFRWVKKERAKSDEQTDAVAARMRTAEGEGHT; this is encoded by the coding sequence ATGCACACTCATATGCACCATGCCGCGCATGCCGGATCGACGGTCGCGAGCTGGTTTCATTGGGAAGCGATTTTGATCGTATTGATTTTGGGAATCGGTTATGCGTGGTACACGGGACCGCGACATAAACACCTGGGTACGACGAATCCGGTGCCTACTCATCAAAAAGTGTGGTTTTACACAGGATTGGTGTTGATCTATGCCGCACACGGCAGCCCGTTGGCCGACTGGGGACATATATCGTTCAGTGTGCATATGCTCCAGCAATCAATCATGTATTTGATGGTGCCACCGGCCATTTTGCTGGGTATGCCGCCTGATGCGGCCAGAGCAATGATCCAGCGGTTACCCAAGGGCTTGTTTGCGTTTTTGACCCAACCGTTGATTTCGATATTGCTGTTTAACCTGTTATTTTCGTTGTATCATGTACCGGTCATTTTCGACACACTGATGAGTCGAACATGGTACCATGTAATCAGCCATACATTGCTGATCTTGACGGCTTTCATGATGTGGTGGCCTGTGGTGTGTCCCGTTCCCGAGTTGGACAAACTGAGCGAGCTGAAGAAAATCGCGTATATTTTTGCCAATGGCATCCTACTCACACCAGCCTGCGCACTTATCATCTTTGCCCGCGATCTGTTATACGCGTCGTATGGGCATGTGCAGGTTTTCGGTTTCCTGCCGCCGATCGATGATCAGCAATTTGGTGGCGTGATCATGAAGATCATTCAGGAAATCGTGTATGGAACGGCGCTGGGAATTATCTTTTTCCGATGGGTGAAAAAAGAACGTGCCAAAAGCGATGAGCAAACGGATGCTGTCGCCGCTCGCATGCGCACAGCGGAAGGCGAAGGGCATACGTGA
- a CDS encoding CidA/LrgA family protein: MNGKKLPVWFVAVEILILFLVFLLGNAVVRLMKWPVPPGLLGMGILFILLATGKVRVHLFEVSSQFFVRHIVLLLLPAIVGVFRFWPVLKKEGWKLGLILVVSTITVLVATAGIARMTKAKGEEK; encoded by the coding sequence ATGAACGGCAAAAAGCTGCCTGTATGGTTCGTGGCCGTAGAGATCCTCATCCTGTTCCTGGTGTTCCTGTTGGGAAATGCGGTGGTTCGCCTGATGAAATGGCCCGTACCGCCGGGGCTGTTGGGGATGGGCATTCTGTTCATCTTGTTGGCAACAGGCAAGGTGCGAGTACATTTGTTTGAGGTTTCCAGCCAATTCTTTGTTCGCCATATCGTACTGCTTCTTCTTCCGGCGATTGTCGGTGTGTTTCGGTTTTGGCCTGTTCTGAAAAAAGAGGGATGGAAACTGGGACTGATCTTGGTGGTCAGTACGATAACGGTCTTGGTTGCAACGGCAGGGATTGCCCGCATGACCAAAGCAAAGGGGGAGGAAAAATGA
- a CDS encoding cytochrome C oxidase subunit IV family protein: MQTSTQTTTSQQPSKKQDGVSKHLLSFAVMIVLTAIAFAAVGLKIIPTHLVIPVLLVMAAIQVFLQLFTFMHLDQKGSFFPILFICAGIFVAIVSAVGIFMLL; encoded by the coding sequence GTGCAAACGTCGACACAAACGACGACCTCCCAACAGCCGTCGAAAAAACAAGATGGCGTGAGTAAGCATCTCTTGTCTTTCGCCGTGATGATCGTTTTGACCGCGATTGCGTTCGCGGCGGTTGGTTTGAAAATCATCCCGACCCATCTGGTGATTCCTGTATTGTTGGTGATGGCGGCGATTCAGGTGTTCCTCCAATTGTTCACTTTCATGCATCTGGACCAGAAAGGAAGTTTTTTCCCGATTCTCTTCATCTGTGCAGGGATCTTTGTCGCTATCGTATCCGCAGTCGGGATCTTCATGCTGTTGTAA